In one Portunus trituberculatus isolate SZX2019 chromosome 31, ASM1759143v1, whole genome shotgun sequence genomic region, the following are encoded:
- the LOC123511330 gene encoding LOW QUALITY PROTEIN: uncharacterized protein LOC123511330 (The sequence of the model RefSeq protein was modified relative to this genomic sequence to represent the inferred CDS: inserted 2 bases in 1 codon), translating to MVVGLPTCTLCASFICPASEHNKRLPSWCHAWPACIWTCLTSPEYTDPNKFMQFLPHSLRQLWLPLIEQWLPAMRNAIDTPPHFQDVTPHLQNIKAHFESGALSQVIKALNDYCYPTVRCPVGCFMFTDDLLRDRLTLAPATHYLATICPSFRAFESDDHFXDWTRPYQDLSWQSAPSLLVDEKGLTFLMCSSTVHCPPRINRLHVPTNPVLKNYVPSAPDVLAPAVLTNNMCRPATGNTSGLSTFHLSSKVQTYTPSPEITAAKGLVLQHRPDILHAAQQSTQVASTIPPILDYYMSAPDHPCLPQTDRFIH from the exons ATGGTTGTTGGGTTACCAACCTGTACACTATGTGCTTCCTTCATTTGCCCTGCCAGTGAACACAACAAACGATTACCATCTTGGTGTCATGCATGGCCAGCATGTATTTGGACATGTCTTACTTCCCCAGAGTATACAGACCCCAACAAATTCATGCAATTCTTGCCACATTCATTGAGACAACTTTGGCTTCCTTTAATCGAACAATGGCTGCCAGCCATGCGCAATGCTAttgacacaccaccacactttcAGGATGTAACACCTCACTTGCAAAATATCAAGGCTCACTTTGAAAGTGGGGCACTTAGTCAAGTCATCAAAGCCCTTAATGACTATTGTTATCCCACAGTACGTTGCCCTGTTGGTTGCTTCATGTTCACTGATGACCTCCTGAGAGACAGGCTTACTCTTGCCCCAGCAACCCATTACCTGGCCACCATATGCCCCTCCTTTCGTGCTTTTGAATCTGATGATCACTT TGATTGGACTCGTCCTTATCAGGACCTCTCATGGCAAAGTGCTCCAAGCCTACTTGTTGATGAAAAAGGCTTAACATTTCTTATGTGCTCATCTACTGTGCATTGCCCGCCACGTATCAACAGACTTCATGTGCCCACCAACCCAGTCCTAAAAAACTATGTGCCTTCAGCGCCTGATGTTCTAGCTCCAGCAGTCCTCACCAACAACATGTGCCGACCAGCCACTGGCAACACTTCAGGCCTTTCTACCTTTCACTTGTCATCCAAAGTGCAAACATACACTCCATCACCAGAGATTACTGCTGCCAAAGGCTTGGTGTTACAGCATCGGCCAGATATTTTACATGCAGCACAGCAAAGCACTCAAGTGGCCTCAACAATTCCACCAATACTTGATTACTACATGTCTGCTCCTGACCATCCGTGCCTTCCACAAACAGACAGGTTCATACATTGA